From a single Streptomyces liliifuscus genomic region:
- a CDS encoding antibiotic biosynthesis monooxygenase gives MTRRTDAHPAMTRPEVGAPFFSTWRVGTPERQKETVEAIAATWERRAWPAEGLLGYHVYTGEDGTTLLHHSQWRSEQDYEAFVKVHRQERVDEVDVAVPGIERVGLGRYRRYRSGAQEAETRVPGCVVIVEIEFEGPDPDRQRAWVDAVFEALESEPNLSPGGISAHFHLSTDGTKVLNYAEWETAQAHIDALAAPGGGVGSRTPQWERVQTYPGLKQSTVRRYTHALGLVPE, from the coding sequence ATGACCCGTCGTACCGACGCGCACCCCGCGATGACCCGCCCCGAGGTGGGAGCGCCCTTCTTCAGCACCTGGCGGGTGGGGACGCCCGAGCGGCAGAAGGAGACGGTCGAGGCGATCGCCGCCACCTGGGAGCGCAGGGCGTGGCCGGCCGAGGGGCTGCTCGGCTACCACGTCTACACCGGGGAGGACGGCACGACCCTGCTGCACCACTCGCAGTGGCGGAGCGAGCAGGACTACGAGGCGTTCGTGAAGGTCCACCGGCAGGAGCGCGTGGACGAGGTGGATGTGGCCGTGCCCGGGATCGAACGGGTGGGGCTCGGCCGCTACCGGCGCTACCGCAGCGGCGCCCAGGAGGCGGAGACCCGGGTGCCGGGGTGTGTCGTGATCGTCGAGATTGAGTTCGAGGGACCGGACCCCGACCGGCAGCGCGCCTGGGTGGACGCCGTGTTCGAGGCCCTGGAGAGCGAGCCGAACCTCAGTCCCGGCGGTATCTCCGCCCACTTCCATCTGAGCACCGACGGCACGAAGGTCCTCAACTACGCCGAGTGGGAGACCGCGCAGGCCCACATCGACGCGCTGGCGGCCCCGGGCGGCGGCGTCGGCTCCCGTACGCCGCAGTGGGAGCGCGTACAGACGTACCCCGGTCTGAAGCAGTCCACGGTCCGCCGCTACACCCACGCCCTCGGCCTCGTCCCCGAGTGA
- a CDS encoding WD40 repeat domain-containing protein, with protein sequence MNMDQLVRDALHEQAADTTTTPSGFAGRVLAVRRRRRTRTIAGAAVATAVAVAVGVAVPMLDGGRDEPRLASQKNQSDIIAHPDQSPPRDLIAAGNTAMAAYYTYSTVKESADRGVTRRTYHLLDQETGKYVKTTKWSILDVAPGMRTAAVLEQKLPTKRIGLLDLLTGEVERWIPVDRGVAGVRFSPDGSKLVATTYSENPDLRVKADYDSDGDGKKNDWTTQFGESYRTGFYVLDVDSGKGSWSKVTVHDDEDMPGGSLNARQDFAFSSDAKLVYSGLTMEPHVQYYDFEGKEAATPANEKYLHWSVGARLSPDGKLAAGDFAGGIKTTASEINDPYTGKRLHKIPGQQLLAWVDNKRLIAFDIAPGTNEFHNRLVLVTIGSDKTVPLSGFRKGNDGAAGRWTPVFAER encoded by the coding sequence GTGAACATGGATCAGCTGGTGCGCGACGCCCTGCACGAGCAGGCCGCGGACACCACGACGACACCGTCCGGCTTCGCGGGCCGCGTCCTCGCCGTCCGGCGACGCCGCCGGACCCGTACGATCGCCGGCGCCGCGGTGGCCACGGCGGTCGCCGTCGCCGTCGGGGTGGCGGTTCCGATGCTGGACGGGGGCAGGGACGAGCCCCGGCTCGCCAGCCAGAAGAACCAGAGCGACATCATCGCCCACCCGGACCAGTCGCCGCCGCGCGACCTCATCGCGGCGGGCAACACCGCGATGGCCGCCTACTACACGTACAGCACCGTCAAGGAGAGTGCGGACCGGGGCGTCACCCGGCGCACGTACCACCTCCTCGACCAGGAGACCGGCAAGTACGTGAAGACCACGAAGTGGTCCATCCTCGACGTCGCTCCCGGCATGCGCACCGCCGCCGTCCTGGAGCAGAAGCTGCCGACCAAGCGGATCGGGCTGCTCGACCTGCTCACCGGCGAGGTCGAGCGCTGGATCCCGGTCGACCGCGGTGTCGCGGGGGTCAGGTTCTCTCCCGACGGCAGCAAGCTCGTCGCGACGACGTACAGCGAGAACCCCGACCTGCGGGTCAAGGCGGACTACGACAGCGACGGCGACGGCAAGAAGAACGACTGGACGACGCAGTTCGGCGAGTCGTACCGGACCGGCTTCTACGTCCTCGACGTCGACTCCGGCAAGGGCTCCTGGAGCAAGGTCACGGTGCACGACGACGAGGACATGCCCGGGGGATCCCTCAACGCCCGTCAGGACTTCGCCTTCAGCAGTGACGCCAAGCTGGTGTACTCGGGGCTCACCATGGAACCCCACGTGCAGTACTACGACTTCGAGGGCAAGGAGGCCGCCACGCCCGCGAACGAGAAGTACCTGCACTGGTCCGTCGGCGCCCGCCTGTCCCCGGACGGCAAGCTCGCCGCCGGCGACTTCGCGGGGGGCATCAAGACCACCGCCTCCGAGATCAACGACCCCTACACCGGCAAGCGGCTCCACAAGATCCCCGGACAGCAGCTGCTCGCCTGGGTCGACAACAAGCGGCTCATCGCCTTCGACATCGCACCCGGTACGAACGAGTTCCACAACCGGCTCGTGCTCGTCACGATCGGCAGCGACAAGACCGTCCCGCTGAGCGGTTTCCGCAAGGGGAACGACGGTGCGGCGGGGCGTTGGACGCCGGTCTTCGCCGAGCGCTGA
- a CDS encoding SigE family RNA polymerase sigma factor, with protein MDAQGHERFREFVENRSSALLKTAVLLSGGDRHAAEDLLQNALVKAAGRWQRIDEPEAYVRQILYRQQVSRWRLKWRRRELTVAEPPEGTGGAAADASSAADLRIVMRGALARLTARQRTVLVLRYFEDLPEADVARILGCSVGTVRSTTHRSLARLRALAPELAALGPADAEQSPSRDFSPVEVRP; from the coding sequence ATGGATGCCCAAGGGCACGAGCGGTTCCGGGAATTCGTGGAGAACCGGTCATCGGCGCTGCTGAAGACCGCCGTGCTGCTCAGCGGCGGCGACCGCCACGCGGCCGAGGACCTGCTGCAGAACGCGCTGGTCAAGGCAGCCGGACGATGGCAGCGGATCGACGAGCCGGAGGCGTACGTACGGCAGATCCTGTACCGCCAGCAGGTGAGCCGATGGCGGCTGAAGTGGCGCCGACGGGAACTGACGGTCGCCGAACCGCCCGAGGGGACGGGCGGGGCCGCGGCGGACGCCTCCTCCGCGGCCGACCTGCGGATCGTGATGCGCGGAGCGCTGGCGCGGCTGACCGCCCGGCAGCGGACCGTGCTCGTACTGCGCTACTTCGAGGACCTGCCGGAGGCCGACGTGGCCCGGATCCTCGGCTGCTCGGTGGGGACCGTGCGGTCCACCACCCACCGCTCGCTCGCTCGGCTGCGGGCTCTCGCGCCGGAACTGGCCGCTCTGGGACCCGCCGACGCGGAACAGAGCCCGTCCCGCGACTTCTCACCGGTGGAGGTACGTCCGTGA
- a CDS encoding TetR/AcrR family transcriptional regulator, translating to MVRRYDPERRQRIIDAAIRVVADKGIGGLSHRSAAAEADVPLGSTTYHFKTLDELMVAALRQTNEGFAKVVASRGALEDTGADLAGELAGLLGEWLGGDRTSVELEYELYLAALRRPVLRPVAAEWCQDLAERIGRRTDPVTARALVAVMDGICLQVLVTGAEYDEEYTREVLARVIP from the coding sequence ATGGTCCGGCGCTACGACCCCGAGCGGCGGCAGCGGATCATCGACGCGGCGATCCGTGTCGTCGCCGACAAGGGCATCGGCGGGCTCAGCCACCGCTCGGCCGCGGCCGAGGCCGATGTGCCGCTCGGCTCGACGACGTACCACTTCAAGACCCTCGACGAGCTCATGGTCGCCGCGCTGCGCCAGACCAACGAGGGCTTCGCGAAGGTCGTCGCCTCGCGGGGCGCGCTGGAGGACACCGGGGCCGATCTGGCCGGTGAGCTCGCCGGTCTCCTGGGCGAGTGGCTGGGCGGCGACCGCACGAGCGTGGAGCTGGAGTACGAGCTCTATCTCGCCGCACTGCGCCGCCCCGTGCTGCGGCCCGTCGCCGCCGAGTGGTGCCAGGACCTCGCCGAGCGGATCGGCCGCCGCACGGACCCCGTCACCGCGCGGGCCCTCGTCGCGGTGATGGACGGGATCTGTCTGCAGGTACTGGTGACAGGGGCGGAGTACGACGAGGAGTACACACGCGAGGTGCTGGCCCGGGTGATCCCCTGA
- a CDS encoding CU044_5270 family protein, with translation MTAVRELRAETPLPPRTRLVPGRDALLAEAARGRRSRGPRADWRLAAVGAAAAITLAAVLGTQVVGDGGHETLPGARSTYFLELGSAKDLLTDAADVIAAGPSVTARDGQWIYVKSGEVNLTDDSQPGTSETWMRYADPSMEDGKAGDDHSPREEYEFLKGLPDDPKKVRAKARAFFYATDRTETRTQHEYRALTAVLGRAYAYDAGDLAKVYRALATIPGVRAAQVQDAAGRDAVAVYLKSEDPTANRDELLLDPETYLYSGHRWVARSDGGQWQKGDAVIGGVRLAVAVVGKKGERP, from the coding sequence ATGACCGCGGTACGCGAACTGCGGGCCGAGACACCCCTGCCCCCGCGCACACGGCTCGTGCCGGGGCGTGACGCGCTGCTGGCGGAGGCCGCGCGCGGTCGCCGGAGCCGGGGACCGCGCGCCGACTGGCGGCTCGCCGCCGTGGGCGCCGCGGCCGCGATCACGCTGGCGGCGGTGCTCGGCACCCAGGTCGTGGGCGACGGGGGGCACGAGACGCTGCCGGGGGCCCGGTCGACGTATTTCCTGGAACTGGGCAGTGCGAAGGACCTGTTGACCGACGCCGCGGACGTGATCGCGGCCGGTCCCTCGGTCACCGCCCGCGACGGCCAGTGGATCTACGTCAAGAGCGGCGAGGTGAACCTCACGGACGACTCGCAGCCGGGGACGAGCGAGACCTGGATGAGGTACGCCGATCCGTCCATGGAGGACGGGAAGGCGGGCGACGACCATTCGCCGAGGGAGGAGTACGAGTTCCTCAAGGGCCTGCCCGACGACCCGAAGAAGGTACGGGCGAAGGCGCGCGCGTTCTTCTACGCCACCGACAGGACGGAGACCCGCACCCAACACGAGTACCGGGCCCTCACCGCGGTCCTCGGCCGGGCCTACGCGTACGACGCCGGGGATCTCGCCAAGGTCTACCGGGCCCTGGCCACGATTCCCGGCGTACGGGCCGCGCAGGTCCAGGACGCGGCGGGACGCGACGCCGTCGCGGTGTACCTCAAGAGCGAGGACCCGACGGCGAACCGGGACGAACTCCTCCTGGACCCGGAGACCTACCTCTACAGCGGTCATCGCTGGGTGGCCCGGAGCGACGGCGGCCAGTGGCAGAAGGGGGACGCCGTCATCGGCGGGGTGCGACTGGCCGTGGCGGTGGTCGGCAAGAAGGGCGAGCGGCCCTGA
- the dapA gene encoding 4-hydroxy-tetrahydrodipicolinate synthase: MTSRRTPPFGRALCAMITPFTDEGLLDLDGAQRLADRLVSEGCDGLVLSGTTGESPTTTDAEKSALVRAVADAVGDRAAIVAGIGTADTRHTTELALEAEKAGADGLLVVTPYYSRPPQDAVEAHFRAIADASGLPLALYDIPGRTGTRIEPETMLRLAGHPRIVAVKDCAYDLLGTQKVLAATELAYYTGCDEYVLAMYAIGGAGYISTVANVIPRHFRSILDAFEGGDPDEAIRRQQLTIPLTELMMGSGLPGTVTAKALLGALGLPAGPVRAPLRPAGRETVDGLRTAYERLVAAPAGV, encoded by the coding sequence ATGACCTCACGACGTACCCCGCCCTTCGGCCGTGCCCTCTGCGCGATGATCACGCCCTTCACCGACGAGGGACTGCTGGACCTGGACGGTGCGCAGCGGCTGGCCGACCGGCTGGTCTCCGAGGGCTGCGACGGGCTGGTGCTGTCCGGGACGACCGGGGAGTCGCCGACCACGACGGACGCCGAGAAGTCGGCGCTCGTGCGGGCGGTGGCGGACGCCGTCGGGGACCGCGCCGCGATCGTCGCGGGCATCGGGACCGCCGACACCCGCCACACCACCGAGCTCGCCCTGGAGGCCGAAAAGGCGGGCGCGGACGGCCTGTTGGTGGTCACGCCGTACTACAGCAGGCCCCCGCAGGACGCCGTCGAGGCACACTTCCGCGCGATCGCGGACGCCTCCGGACTGCCGCTGGCGCTGTACGACATCCCGGGCCGCACGGGGACACGCATCGAGCCGGAGACGATGCTGCGGCTGGCCGGGCATCCGCGGATCGTGGCGGTGAAGGACTGCGCGTACGACCTGCTCGGCACCCAGAAGGTGCTGGCCGCGACGGAGTTGGCGTACTACACGGGCTGCGACGAGTACGTCCTCGCGATGTACGCGATCGGTGGTGCCGGATACATCAGCACGGTGGCGAATGTGATTCCGCGTCACTTCCGTTCGATCCTGGACGCGTTCGAGGGCGGCGACCCGGACGAGGCGATCCGGCGGCAGCAACTCACCATCCCCCTCACGGAGTTGATGATGGGCTCCGGCCTGCCCGGCACGGTGACGGCGAAGGCCCTGCTCGGCGCCCTCGGCCTGCCCGCGGGTCCGGTCCGGGCACCACTGCGGCCCGCCGGCCGGGAGACGGTCGACGGGCTGCGGACGGCGTACGAGCGGCTGGTGGCAGCCCCGGCCGGTGTGTGA
- a CDS encoding RNA polymerase sigma factor, producing the protein MTGPPAPEAGVHDDAEVVAQSLEDPELFARLYDRHAPDIHRYAARRLGDGAADDITADTFLTAFRIRGRYDLTRANARPWLYGIAGNLIGKQRRAEVRALKALARTGHDPVAASWVEETESRVAAQAPLAGALAALPAGDRHVLLLIAWADLSYQEVAEALDIPVGTVRSRLNRARRKVRTALGADPAFLPDTPEVV; encoded by the coding sequence GTGACCGGACCACCGGCACCTGAGGCCGGGGTGCACGACGACGCGGAGGTCGTCGCCCAGTCGCTGGAGGACCCGGAGCTGTTCGCCCGGCTCTACGACCGGCACGCGCCCGACATCCACCGGTACGCGGCCCGGCGCCTCGGGGACGGCGCCGCCGACGACATCACGGCGGACACCTTCCTCACCGCGTTCCGCATCCGCGGCCGCTACGACCTCACCCGCGCCAACGCACGCCCCTGGCTGTACGGCATCGCGGGCAACCTCATCGGTAAACAGCGTCGCGCCGAGGTGCGGGCGCTCAAGGCGCTGGCCCGCACCGGGCACGACCCCGTCGCCGCCTCCTGGGTCGAGGAGACCGAGAGCCGGGTCGCCGCACAGGCACCGCTCGCCGGAGCCCTCGCCGCACTGCCCGCGGGGGACCGGCACGTACTGCTGCTCATCGCCTGGGCCGACCTCAGCTACCAGGAGGTTGCCGAGGCACTGGACATCCCGGTCGGGACGGTCCGCTCACGGCTCAACAGGGCCCGGCGCAAGGTGCGTACGGCGCTGGGCGCGGACCCCGCGTTCCTGCCCGACACCCCGGAGGTGGTCTGA
- a CDS encoding phage holin family protein produces the protein MTGTMDRRPGEQHSVGELVGQATEQLSELVRQEVRLAKEELAQKGRRVGRGGGLLGAAGAVAYVGLMALAATGAAALSLVLPVWAAALIVTAVLFVVAGVLARTGRAQLGRAAPPMPEEALDSVRADVDEIKERAHR, from the coding sequence GTGACCGGAACCATGGACCGGCGGCCGGGCGAGCAGCACTCGGTCGGTGAACTCGTCGGACAGGCCACCGAACAGCTCTCAGAGCTCGTACGACAGGAAGTGCGGCTCGCGAAGGAGGAGCTGGCGCAGAAGGGCCGGCGGGTGGGACGCGGCGGCGGGCTGCTGGGCGCGGCCGGTGCCGTCGCCTACGTGGGGCTGATGGCCCTGGCCGCGACCGGTGCGGCCGCGCTCTCCCTCGTGCTGCCCGTGTGGGCGGCGGCGCTCATCGTCACGGCCGTGCTCTTCGTGGTCGCGGGCGTGCTGGCGAGGACCGGCCGGGCCCAGCTCGGCCGCGCCGCCCCGCCGATGCCCGAGGAGGCGCTCGACAGCGTCCGGGCCGACGTCGACGAGATCAAGGAAAGGGCGCACCGATGA
- a CDS encoding DUF3618 domain-containing protein — MNDPAEPGKAADKAAGGAKGPDELRQQIQETRGQLGDTVEELAAKADVKARARARGSELKGKASEAGHTVQDKATQAGHVVQDKATEAGHVVQDKAVQAGHVVQDKAVQAGHVVQSRATRAGHAVQDNVPRPVRTAVTNAVQAGKRHPGPVLIAGAGAVVAVGLLRRRHNGHH, encoded by the coding sequence ATGAACGATCCCGCGGAGCCCGGCAAGGCGGCGGACAAGGCCGCCGGCGGAGCGAAGGGCCCGGACGAACTGCGACAGCAGATCCAGGAGACCCGGGGGCAACTCGGCGACACCGTCGAGGAGTTGGCGGCGAAAGCCGATGTGAAGGCCCGCGCGCGGGCCCGGGGCTCCGAACTGAAGGGCAAGGCCTCCGAGGCCGGACACACCGTGCAGGACAAGGCCACACAGGCAGGCCATGTCGTACAGGACAAGGCCACCGAAGCCGGTCACGTCGTACAGGACAAGGCCGTCCAGGCCGGCCACGTCGTGCAGGACAAGGCCGTTCAGGCCGGGCACGTGGTGCAGAGCAGGGCCACGCGGGCCGGACACGCCGTCCAGGACAACGTGCCCCGGCCGGTGCGCACGGCCGTGACCAACGCCGTCCAGGCCGGAAAGCGGCACCCCGGGCCCGTACTGATCGCAGGGGCCGGAGCGGTGGTCGCGGTGGGCCTGCTGCGGCGGCGCCACAACGGACACCACTGA
- a CDS encoding DMT family transporter, protein MGYVLLAGAIAAEVAATTAMKYSDGFSKLWPSLVTAIGYVVAFALLAQTLKTVAVGTAYAIWAGIGTAAVAGIGMMFLGEGMNTAKFAGIVLIIGGVVVLNLGGAH, encoded by the coding sequence ATGGGATACGTGCTGCTCGCCGGAGCCATCGCCGCAGAGGTGGCCGCCACCACAGCCATGAAGTACAGCGACGGCTTCAGCAAACTGTGGCCCTCGCTGGTGACCGCGATCGGTTACGTCGTCGCGTTCGCGCTGCTCGCACAGACGCTGAAGACCGTCGCGGTCGGCACGGCCTACGCGATCTGGGCGGGGATCGGCACGGCGGCCGTCGCGGGCATCGGGATGATGTTCCTGGGCGAGGGCATGAACACCGCCAAGTTCGCCGGGATCGTGCTGATCATCGGCGGGGTCGTGGTGCTGAACCTGGGCGGGGCGCACTGA
- the dapD gene encoding 2,3,4,5-tetrahydropyridine-2,6-dicarboxylate N-succinyltransferase, whose translation MTDTTATRTTGAVAAGLATLAADGTVLDTWFPAPELAAEPGPSGSERLSAERAAELLGEGAVKAIGPDARRGVEVVAVRTVIASLDEKPVDAHDAYLRLHLLSHRLVKPHGQSLDGLFAHLANVAWTSLGPVAVDDVEKVRLNARAEGLHLAVTSIDKFPRMTDYVAPKGVRIADADRVRLGAHLAEGTTVMHEGFVNFNAGTLGTSMVEGRISAGVVVGDGSDIGGGASTMGTLSGGGNVRITIGERCLIGAEAGVGIALGDECVVEAGLYVTAGTRVTMPDGQIVKARELSGASNILFRRNSVTGTVEARPNNAVWGGLNEILHSHN comes from the coding sequence ATGACCGACACGACTGCTACTCGCACCACCGGCGCCGTCGCCGCCGGGCTTGCCACGCTCGCCGCCGACGGAACTGTCCTCGACACCTGGTTCCCGGCCCCCGAACTGGCCGCCGAGCCCGGCCCCTCCGGCTCCGAGCGGCTGTCCGCCGAGCGCGCGGCGGAGCTGCTCGGCGAGGGCGCCGTGAAGGCGATCGGCCCGGACGCCCGCCGTGGCGTCGAAGTGGTCGCGGTCCGTACGGTCATCGCCTCGCTCGACGAGAAGCCGGTCGACGCGCACGACGCGTACCTGCGTCTGCACCTGCTCTCGCACCGCCTCGTGAAGCCGCACGGGCAGAGCCTCGACGGCCTGTTCGCCCACCTCGCCAACGTCGCCTGGACCTCGCTCGGCCCGGTCGCCGTGGACGACGTGGAGAAGGTCCGGCTGAACGCCCGCGCCGAGGGCCTCCACCTGGCCGTGACGTCCATCGACAAGTTCCCGCGCATGACGGACTACGTGGCGCCGAAGGGCGTCCGCATCGCCGACGCCGACCGGGTCCGCCTCGGCGCGCACCTCGCCGAGGGCACCACGGTCATGCACGAGGGCTTCGTGAACTTCAACGCGGGCACGCTCGGCACGTCGATGGTCGAGGGCCGTATCTCCGCCGGCGTCGTCGTCGGCGACGGCTCGGACATCGGCGGCGGCGCGTCCACCATGGGCACGCTGTCCGGCGGCGGCAATGTCCGCATCACGATCGGCGAGCGCTGCCTGATCGGGGCGGAGGCGGGCGTCGGGATCGCCCTCGGTGACGAGTGTGTCGTCGAGGCGGGGCTGTACGTCACCGCCGGGACGCGGGTCACGATGCCGGACGGGCAGATCGTGAAGGCCCGTGAGCTGTCCGGGGCGTCCAACATTCTGTTCCGGCGGAACTCGGTCACCGGGACGGTGGAGGCGCGGCCGAACAATGCGGTGTGGGGTGGCCTCAACGAGATCCTCCACAGTCACAACTGA
- a CDS encoding VOC family protein: MAVSWYQVVVDAHDLPSLARFWCQVLDWRVLFETEDEIVIGADPSALPGICFVPVGERKTGKNRLHIDLTPDDRDAEVERLLALGARRADVGQGEDVTWVVLADPEGNEFCVLRPKKTLLD, translated from the coding sequence ATGGCTGTCTCCTGGTATCAAGTCGTCGTCGACGCCCACGACCTGCCGTCGCTGGCCCGCTTCTGGTGTCAGGTCCTCGACTGGCGCGTGCTGTTCGAGACCGAGGACGAGATCGTCATCGGGGCCGACCCGAGTGCCCTGCCCGGCATCTGCTTCGTACCGGTCGGCGAGCGCAAGACAGGCAAGAACCGGCTGCACATCGACCTCACGCCCGACGACCGGGACGCCGAGGTCGAGCGGCTCCTCGCGCTCGGGGCCCGGCGGGCGGACGTCGGCCAGGGCGAGGACGTCACCTGGGTCGTCCTCGCCGATCCCGAGGGCAACGAGTTCTGTGTGCTGCGGCCGAAGAAGACACTCCTCGACTGA